AAGTATTCCCGCAGCAACATGCTCTTCAATCAGTTTTCGGAACTCATCACGATTTTTACGTTCAGCTTTCCTCAATTCTTCCTATTTGAATCAACGATGTATGCCCAGTGAGAAAGAGATAAATCAAAGTCTccaaacataaatttaattttaacccCCGAGTCTAATAAGCAATATACCATCCGCAGTTTCCTTTGCTCTTCCACTTCGCTCTCTAAATCACGTATATATTCCTAAAACAGAAAAGGTTGCAACATAACTTTAAAACTGAGGCATACAAATGAGATGTTTGGAAAAAGTTATTTATGATGTATTAGAAAAATGAGTAGTACCTGGAAAATCTCCAAGCGATCGATTTTCTCAAGGCGGGAGCATCTTTCATCAGTTTCCAAGCAGTCCTGAACTTTCCGCCACTGGCTACTGGCCTGAACAAAAGAAGTCAGCAACAATGGAACTATGGAAGTTCTATCTCCTGGAAATAGAAAAACATAATCTAGGAACTGATGCTAATTCCAGTAGAACAAATACCTTAATAAAGTCACaggattttaaaaattctaagtacTCCACTCTATTGCGCTTCTGCTACTCCAATGCCTTCGCATGCTCCTAATAAAATCCAgtacaaagtaaaaaaaataaaatttctctatAAAGAAGACAATATTCACAAAGAGACTTTAACTACACTTGCATGAATGTATTGaaaaactttttctattttacgACGGAGGGGGGAGAGGAAGAAGCATAtcatagtttcaagtttcaagaaaaattacATACAATACATGGAAGTCTGTTTAAATTGGAATTCAATGGTGAACAAATTTAAATGTTGTACCCTTGAGAAGCTATTAAAAATGTATtcaaagaacacaagattttaagttgaatatcTACAACATTCCTTCTTTCTACTCTTtaagcaaaacaaaaaaagggAACAAACTAAAAGACATCCTGTAAAGGAAAGGAATGGAATGACTGTTGTTAATCAAGTGGACCAGCGCCCAACTCAACTTCGAAAACTAGGTCAGGTGGTGAAGATTGTCCAAAATCATATAAGGAAACTACAGCACATACACCTTACTAGTGTGGGATTCTCATACATTAATCGCACACCAAGACTAGACATTTGTAGCATCAGTTAACCTAGGTTGGCTAACATCTAATAGTCTAACATCAAGATAGATCTGCCTCTAATACCATGTTTAAGAAATTGGACCTTGTTTCTATCTCAAATGAAAGGCTAACTCAATTTGTGAGGAGCCAAAGACCATATAAGGAAACTACAGTCCGCACACTTAGTTTTTAACACATAGAAGGTTACAATAAAGTTCTGCAAAAGGAGCTTCACCTTTTTCTCAAGTTCCTCCACATAATCTTCAGAAAGGTGCTCATGGTCTTTAGCTCGCTCAATAGCTTTAAAACGTTCATTATGTTCGAATATGGAGATTGCCTTATTGAATAATCAATAGCAAATAGTTAGTGGATCAAATGGAACTTACACAAGTAATGGATCAACTTCAAGGTACCAAAACACATACAAACAATGACCAAGATTAGAAAACAAGCAGCGGACAACTTAACATTACAAGTGAAAGACAAACCTCCATCTTGACGATGGTGACATCTCCTTGCAATCCTATAAGATTGACAACAACGGACATTGTTGTGAAAAATACCACTTATTCTTTTGAACAAGTCAAATACCAGTCTCTAACacatcatgaatattatgataatatctttttatttttgaaactggTAATGTGAA
This sequence is a window from Capsicum annuum cultivar UCD-10X-F1 unplaced genomic scaffold, UCD10Xv1.1 ctg76595, whole genome shotgun sequence. Protein-coding genes within it:
- the LOC124885333 gene encoding pre-mRNA-processing protein 40B-like; its protein translation is MRAVINDRRYGALKSLCERKQAFNEYLIQKKKLEAEERRVKQKKAWEDFRIMLEDCKEMSPSSRWRQSPYSNIMNVLKLLSELKTMSTFLKIMWRNLRKRSMRRHWSSRSAIEWRDRTSIVPLLLTSFVQASSQWRKVQDCLETDERCSRLEKIDRLEIFQEYIRDLESEVEEQRKLRMEELRKAERKNRDEFRKLIEEHVAAGILNAKTNWRDYCIKIKDFAAYLAVSSNTSGSTARETREIGC